One region of Blattabacterium cuenoti genomic DNA includes:
- a CDS encoding MBL fold metallo-hydrolase, producing MKITFLGTGTSQGIPIIGSKHPVCLSRNPKDKRLRSSILIEKNKKNFLIDCGPDFRYQMLRVNHEKLDAIFITHEHYDHTGGLDDVRPIIYNNKKTIPIYGLRRVLESLKKRFFYIFSNKKSDIYKISVHELDFYENFFFVEYFKVIPLSIWHGSLPILGFRIENFAYITDASSIPIKTIKQLKGLDILVLNVLRKIPKHPSHFTLSEALNTIQIICPKKTYLTHISHMFGFHEEIQKELPKNVYIAYDGLII from the coding sequence ATGAAAATTACTTTTTTAGGAACTGGAACTTCTCAGGGTATTCCCATTATTGGATCTAAACATCCAGTATGTTTATCTAGAAATCCAAAAGATAAAAGATTGAGAAGTTCAATTTTAATTGAAAAAAATAAAAAAAATTTTTTAATTGATTGTGGACCAGATTTTCGATATCAAATGTTACGAGTAAATCATGAAAAATTAGATGCTATTTTTATTACACATGAACATTATGATCACACAGGAGGATTAGATGATGTAAGACCTATTATTTATAATAATAAAAAAACTATACCTATTTATGGATTACGTAGAGTATTAGAAAGTTTAAAAAAAAGATTTTTTTATATTTTTTCAAATAAAAAATCAGATATTTATAAAATATCTGTACATGAATTAGATTTTTATGAAAATTTTTTCTTTGTAGAATATTTTAAAGTAATTCCTTTATCTATATGGCATGGATCTCTACCTATTTTAGGATTTAGGATAGAAAATTTTGCATATATAACAGATGCAAGTAGTATTCCAATTAAAACAATTAAACAATTAAAAGGATTAGATATTTTAGTTTTAAATGTATTAAGAAAAATACCAAAACATCCATCTCATTTTACACTTTCTGAAGCTTTAAATACTATACAGATAATTTGTCCTAAAAAAACCTATTTAACACACATTAGTCATATGTTTGGATTTCATGAAGAAATACAAAAAGAATTACCTAAAAATGTATATATAGCTTATGATGGATTAATTATATAA
- the ccsA gene encoding cytochrome c biogenesis protein CcsA, with the protein MLKKILFSTRITSFLFLLIALSMGIATFIEQKYSTDIAKLFIYESTWFEIIMLLFIINLLGNIFKYKLWNKIPLFIFHFSFVLIFIGGILSRYYSFEGMISLREGETNRKIISKKNYIKLKIVKGNYTKFYHKPYILSSFHNSFQGKFSFNDSPIIIKVINYIPCAKIIFSNKKSKDKIIKIISTNKKGRIDNFIKNGEVLKINKVFFSFNKEIPYGIKIFEKKNKLYIKSSFSGRTINMINGKTTFFLKNSYNVLKIKQLYQIQIDHNNLIQWVIPHGIVKKQLKYIKSCEEEKNKDTLLSAITVKILFHNKYKVFTFLGGKNSTEMSPPILLNNHKISIGYGSIFLDIPFFLRLNKFKVENYPGSDFPSFFMSNVTIIDKKNKKNYHIYMNNVLDYKGYRFFQSGYDPDGKGSHFSVNNDYLGTYFSYIGYIFMSIGMFFTLFWKGTRFSFLKKRLKYITSKNYLILFIFLFFSIEKNYAFSTKTQEFKKISLENISDVIHIPKKHGENFGRLLVQDYKGRIKPINTVAIDLLRKIYKKKYIGDIDANQWFISMHQDNIFWTKVPFIKVDKKGGFNFLKKIKANKEYYVSVMDLYVIDSKTSKLKFLFQEDYENAFSKSPVQRNEYDKAVLSLSERLGIIHGIFMGKYIRIFPIPNDSNHTWSSWIISDSNKLNPSGFYMFSNYLKSLFHAQNEKNWNIADNKIEKIRSYQFKYANKSILPSENKISIEIIYNKLDIFYLLSFLYIFFGIIIIFNSFFKIFFQKKYIHFFSIIFFSILFILFFIEFIGLILRWYISGHAPWTNGYESAIFISWILIGIGFLFYKNQFVLGITAIASSILLMIAHYGNIMDPEITNLVPVLKSHWLIIHVATITTSYGFFLTGSFLGFLVFILYILNKYVYNKKIKIHINRLTIINEMCLIIGIFLLTIGTFLGSVWANNSWGRYWSWDPKETWALISIMIYAFVLHMRFIPYMNNVFFFNLSSILSIMSIIMTYFGVNYYLSGLHSYAKGDPISIPYWIYYSLSILLIITILAFFSSKSTSVYKQ; encoded by the coding sequence ATGTTAAAAAAAATTCTTTTTTCAACAAGAATAACTTCTTTTTTATTTTTATTGATAGCCTTGTCAATGGGCATAGCTACTTTTATAGAGCAAAAATATTCCACAGATATAGCAAAATTATTTATTTATGAATCAACTTGGTTTGAAATAATCATGTTATTATTTATAATAAATTTATTAGGAAATATATTTAAATATAAATTATGGAATAAAATACCTTTATTTATTTTTCATTTTTCTTTTGTATTAATTTTTATTGGAGGTATTTTATCTAGATATTATAGTTTTGAAGGAATGATATCATTAAGAGAAGGAGAAACTAATAGAAAAATTATTTCTAAAAAAAATTATATAAAATTAAAAATAGTTAAAGGTAATTATACTAAATTTTATCATAAACCCTATATTTTATCTTCTTTTCATAATTCTTTTCAAGGAAAATTTTCTTTTAATGATAGTCCTATAATAATAAAAGTTATAAACTATATTCCATGTGCAAAAATCATTTTTTCAAATAAAAAATCAAAAGATAAAATTATAAAAATAATTTCAACAAATAAAAAAGGTAGAATAGATAATTTTATTAAAAATGGAGAAGTTTTAAAAATAAATAAAGTTTTTTTTTCCTTCAATAAGGAAATACCTTATGGAATAAAAATATTTGAAAAAAAAAATAAGTTATATATAAAATCTTCTTTTTCTGGAAGAACAATAAATATGATAAATGGAAAAACTACTTTTTTTTTAAAAAATTCTTATAATGTTTTAAAAATAAAACAATTATATCAAATACAAATAGATCACAATAATTTGATACAATGGGTAATACCACATGGTATTGTTAAAAAACAATTAAAATATATTAAATCTTGCGAAGAAGAAAAAAATAAAGATACTTTATTAAGTGCTATTACAGTAAAAATATTATTTCATAATAAATATAAAGTATTTACTTTTTTAGGAGGTAAAAATAGTACTGAAATGAGTCCTCCTATATTATTAAATAATCACAAAATATCTATTGGATATGGATCTATATTTTTGGATATTCCCTTTTTTTTACGATTAAATAAATTTAAAGTAGAAAATTATCCAGGTTCTGACTTCCCATCTTTTTTTATGAGTAATGTTACAATAATAGATAAAAAAAATAAAAAAAATTATCATATTTATATGAATAATGTTTTGGATTATAAAGGATATAGATTTTTTCAATCCGGATATGATCCGGATGGTAAAGGATCACATTTTTCTGTAAATAATGATTATTTAGGAACTTATTTTTCTTATATAGGATATATTTTTATGAGTATTGGAATGTTTTTTACTTTGTTTTGGAAAGGAACAAGATTTAGTTTTCTTAAAAAAAGATTAAAATATATTACTTCTAAAAATTATTTAATATTATTTATTTTTCTATTTTTTTCTATAGAAAAAAATTATGCTTTTTCAACTAAAACACAAGAATTTAAAAAAATATCTTTAGAAAATATTTCTGATGTTATTCATATTCCTAAAAAACATGGAGAAAATTTTGGACGTTTATTAGTACAAGATTATAAAGGTAGAATAAAACCTATTAACACTGTAGCTATTGACCTACTTAGAAAAATATATAAAAAAAAATATATAGGAGATATAGATGCTAATCAATGGTTTATATCTATGCATCAAGATAATATATTTTGGACAAAAGTTCCTTTTATTAAAGTAGATAAAAAAGGAGGATTTAATTTTTTAAAAAAAATAAAAGCTAATAAAGAATATTATGTTTCTGTGATGGATCTATATGTTATAGATTCAAAAACATCAAAATTAAAATTTCTTTTTCAAGAAGATTATGAAAACGCTTTTTCAAAAAGTCCAGTACAAAGAAATGAATATGATAAAGCAGTACTTAGTTTAAGTGAGCGTTTAGGTATTATTCATGGTATTTTTATGGGTAAATATATTCGTATTTTTCCTATACCAAATGATAGTAATCATACTTGGTCTAGTTGGATAATATCAGATTCTAATAAGTTAAACCCTTCAGGATTTTATATGTTTAGTAATTATTTGAAATCTTTATTTCATGCTCAAAATGAAAAAAACTGGAATATTGCAGATAACAAAATAGAAAAAATACGATCATATCAATTTAAATATGCTAATAAATCTATTTTACCTTCAGAAAATAAAATATCTATAGAAATTATTTATAATAAACTTGATATATTTTATTTATTATCTTTTTTGTACATATTTTTTGGTATTATTATTATTTTTAATTCTTTTTTTAAAATTTTTTTTCAAAAAAAATATATACATTTTTTTTCTATAATATTTTTTTCAATTCTATTTATTTTATTTTTTATAGAATTTATTGGATTAATTTTAAGGTGGTATATATCTGGACATGCTCCATGGACTAATGGATATGAATCCGCTATTTTTATTAGTTGGATTTTAATTGGTATAGGTTTTTTATTTTATAAAAATCAATTTGTTTTAGGTATTACAGCTATAGCTTCTTCTATTTTATTAATGATAGCACATTATGGAAACATAATGGATCCAGAAATTACTAATTTAGTTCCAGTATTAAAATCTCATTGGTTAATTATACATGTAGCTACAATAACAACTAGTTATGGTTTTTTTTTAACAGGATCATTTTTAGGATTTTTAGTATTTATTTTGTATATTTTAAATAAATATGTCTATAATAAAAAAATTAAAATACATATTAATAGATTAACTATTATTAATGAAATGTGTCTTATTATAGGTATATTTTTATTAACTATAGGAACTTTTTTAGGTTCTGTTTGGGCAAATAATAGTTGGGGTCGTTATTGGAGTTGGGATCCAAAAGAAACTTGGGCACTTATTAGTATAATGATTTATGCTTTTGTTTTACATATGAGATTCATTCCATATATGAATAATGTATTTTTTTTTAATTTATCCAGTATATTATCAATAATGTCAATTATTATGACTTATTTTGGTGTAAATTATTATTTATCTGGATTACATTCTTATGCTAAAGGAGATCCTATTTCTATACCTTATTGGATATATTATAGTTTATCAATTTTATTAATTATTACGATTTTAGCTTTTTTTTCTTCAAAAAGTACTTCGGTATATAAACAATAA